The Roseomonas gilardii nucleotide sequence TCGGCACCGTCAGGGACGAGCACGGAGCAGATGGCCCAGTCGGCGGCGTCGCAGCCGCTGGCGAAGGCCCAGCGGCCCGTCAGGCGGAAGCCACCCTCGACAGGCCGCACCTTACCGGTGGGTGCATAGGAGGCGCAGGCAGTGGCATCGGGGTTTCCGTCCCACACATCGCGCTGCGCCTCCTCGGGAAAGCTCGCGATCAGCCACTGGTGCGCAGCCAGCAGGCCGCAAGCCCAGCCGGTCGAAGGGCAGGCACCCGCCACATCCATGATGAGATCGGCGAGGATGGCGAAGTCCTGCTCGAAGCCGTGGAAGGCATGCGGTTGCACGGTGCGGAACAGCCCGGCCTCGCGTAGGGCTGCGACGTTCTCGTCCGGAATCTGGCGCCGCCGTTCGGCTTCCGCTGCGCGGGAGCGGATCTCCGGCAGGAGATGGCGGATGGCGGCCTTCAGCACGGTAGGGGTGTTCCCCGCCTGCTCGTGCAGGGCGCGGGGCGCGAGGGAGATCTGGTTCATGGGGGGCTTTCTCCGGTCGCTAGGCGGCGGGCGCGGTGACGCAATAGCCGGCATCGTGGTAGAGAAGGGGCGAGCTGCCTTCGCACAGCTCCGCCTTCTCCACTTCGCCGACGAGGATGAGATGCGTGCCGTAAGGGACGGCGGCGGCCTTGCGGCAGAACAGGTTGGCCTGTGCGCCGCGAAGGAAGGGCACGCCGTCCTCGCTGTTCTGCCATTCATCCCCATCGAAACGACGCTCGGGCGGCACACCGCCGCTGAAGGCGGCGGAGACGTCGCCCTGGCTGCTGTGCAGCACGTTGACGCAGAAGCGGGGTGCCCGCAGCAGGATGTCATGCAACAGGGTTTGCCGGTGGATGCAGACCAGCAGCGATGGAGGCTCCATGGAGAGCGAGGTGACAGCGGTGGCTGTCATGCCGTGCCGGCGCGCATGGTCGCAGGCGGTGACGACCGTCACCGTGGATGCGAAGCGCCGCATGG carries:
- a CDS encoding flavin reductase family protein, which translates into the protein MTSPVATPPGVHAAFRAAMRRFASTVTVVTACDHARRHGMTATAVTSLSMEPPSLLVCIHRQTLLHDILLRAPRFCVNVLHSSQGDVSAAFSGGVPPERRFDGDEWQNSEDGVPFLRGAQANLFCRKAAAVPYGTHLILVGEVEKAELCEGSSPLLYHDAGYCVTAPAA